The following coding sequences lie in one Methylosinus sp. PW1 genomic window:
- a CDS encoding IS110 family transposase — protein sequence MKTKVSVLGIDIGKNICSLVGFDAAGTVVMRRRATRETLIGLAAKLPACVVAMEACCGAHHLGRVFAAHGHEVRLMSPEYVRPYVKAQKNDDRDAEGIAEAATRPTMRFVELKTQDQLDIQTLHRSRDRLVGERTALINQLRAILLERGIVVPKGKRHLADYLAVMLDEGGRHTLSDRMYRLVDDARTQWRELDKRIAAFDAEFTAFAKENEDARRLATIPGVGALIASALLAAIGKAETFEHGRDLAAWLGLVPRQATTGGKPKLLGISKRGNRYLRRQLIHGARAALPHVAKRDTSLGRWLTTLLARVHQNVAVVAFANKLARISWAVLRRGETFADKEAILAA from the coding sequence ATGAAGACGAAGGTTTCCGTGCTCGGGATCGACATCGGCAAGAATATTTGCAGTCTCGTTGGCTTCGACGCGGCCGGGACGGTGGTCATGCGGCGGCGGGCGACGCGGGAGACGCTGATCGGCTTGGCAGCGAAGCTGCCGGCCTGTGTCGTCGCGATGGAAGCGTGCTGCGGCGCTCATCATCTGGGGCGGGTCTTCGCGGCTCATGGCCACGAGGTTCGGCTGATGTCGCCCGAATATGTTCGCCCCTATGTGAAAGCGCAGAAGAACGACGATCGCGACGCTGAAGGGATCGCCGAGGCGGCGACGCGGCCGACCATGCGCTTTGTGGAACTGAAAACGCAGGATCAGCTCGACATCCAGACGTTGCATCGGTCTCGCGACCGACTGGTCGGCGAACGGACGGCGCTGATCAACCAACTGCGGGCGATCCTTCTGGAGCGCGGAATCGTCGTTCCCAAGGGTAAACGTCATCTCGCGGATTATCTCGCCGTCATGCTGGACGAAGGGGGCCGACACACTTTGAGCGACCGGATGTACAGGCTCGTCGACGACGCTCGCACGCAATGGCGCGAGCTGGACAAGCGCATCGCCGCCTTCGACGCGGAGTTCACGGCTTTCGCCAAAGAGAACGAGGACGCCCGGCGACTGGCGACAATACCGGGCGTCGGCGCCCTGATCGCTTCGGCCTTGTTGGCGGCGATCGGAAAGGCCGAGACGTTCGAGCATGGTCGCGATCTTGCGGCCTGGCTCGGCCTGGTCCCCCGTCAGGCGACGACGGGGGGCAAGCCGAAACTGCTCGGGATCAGCAAGCGGGGCAACCGATATTTGCGCAGGCAACTCATCCATGGCGCGCGGGCGGCGCTCCCCCATGTCGCCAAACGCGACACGTCGCTCGGGCGGTGGCTGACGACGCTGCTCGCCCGCGTGCATCAGAATGTCGCGGTCGTCGCCTTTGCCAACAAGCTGGCGCGGATCTCCTGGGCGGTGCTGCGGCGTGGAGAAACATTTGCCGACAAGGAGG
- the ubiG gene encoding bifunctional 2-polyprenyl-6-hydroxyphenol methylase/3-demethylubiquinol 3-O-methyltransferase UbiG, translated as MPQHHDRPHSASVDPKDVDRFDRLGELWWDATGKMGILHDINPVRVNYIRDLACRHFRVDGAARDRHDAQPLAGLRLVDIGCGGGILSESLAELGANVAAVDPAPNNIEVARRHAERSGLDIAYRNSTAEALAAEGARFDIVVAMEVLEHVEGQSDFVATLASLVEPGGMLFLATIDRTLKSYALAILGAEYVLGWVPRGTHDHDKFVRPDELSAWLRRAGLREIDRSGMSFQPLTRSWRKSHDTDVNYMMAAKKVG; from the coding sequence GTGCCGCAGCATCATGACCGCCCCCATTCCGCCAGCGTCGACCCGAAAGACGTCGACCGTTTCGACCGGCTCGGCGAGCTGTGGTGGGACGCCACGGGCAAAATGGGCATTTTGCACGACATCAATCCTGTCCGCGTCAATTACATCCGCGATCTCGCCTGCCGGCATTTTCGCGTGGACGGCGCGGCCCGCGACCGTCACGACGCGCAGCCGCTCGCGGGGCTGCGGCTCGTCGATATCGGCTGCGGCGGCGGCATATTGAGCGAATCGCTGGCCGAGCTGGGCGCGAATGTCGCGGCCGTCGATCCCGCGCCCAATAATATAGAGGTGGCGCGCCGCCATGCGGAGCGCTCCGGCCTCGACATCGCCTATCGCAACAGCACCGCCGAGGCGCTGGCCGCGGAAGGCGCGCGCTTCGATATCGTCGTCGCCATGGAAGTGCTGGAGCATGTCGAAGGACAGAGCGATTTCGTCGCGACGCTCGCCTCGCTGGTCGAGCCCGGCGGAATGCTGTTTCTCGCCACGATAGACCGCACGCTGAAGAGCTATGCGCTGGCGATTCTGGGCGCCGAATATGTGCTGGGCTGGGTGCCGCGCGGCACGCATGACCATGACAAATTCGTGCGGCCCGACGAATTGTCCGCATGGCTGCGCCGCGCCGGGCTGCGCGAGATCGACCGCTCCGGCATGAGCTTCCAGCCGCTGACGCGCAGC
- a CDS encoding aspartate kinase, producing the protein MARLVMKFGGTSVANVERIRNVALHVKREVEAGYKVAVVVSAMSGKTNELVAWCKDAAALHDQREYDAVVASGEQVTAGLLAIALQNIGLAARSWQGWQIPILTSDAHGSARIQSIDGSALRAGFDRGEVAVIAGFQGIHQPSGRITTLGRGGSDTSAVAVAAAIEADRCDIYTDVDGVYTTDPRVVPKARRMERIAFEEMLEMASLGAKVLQVRSVEVAMVHGVRTFVRSSFDDPARPNSGTLICKEEDIVEAQVVTGIAFSRDEAQITLRGVADKPGVAAAVFVPLAEAGVNVDMIVQVASDATMTDMTFTVPAAEYERCLSILEKAKSSIGYAGLTGAKDVAKVSAIGIGMRSHAGVAARAFKALAEKGVNIRAITTSEIKFSVLIDAAYTELAVRTLHSLYGLDAE; encoded by the coding sequence ATGGCTCGTCTGGTGATGAAATTCGGCGGCACCTCGGTCGCCAATGTGGAACGCATCCGCAATGTCGCGCTCCATGTGAAGCGCGAGGTGGAGGCGGGCTACAAGGTCGCCGTCGTGGTCTCGGCCATGTCCGGCAAGACCAATGAGCTGGTCGCCTGGTGCAAGGACGCCGCCGCTCTGCACGATCAGCGCGAATATGACGCCGTCGTCGCCTCCGGCGAGCAGGTGACGGCCGGCTTGCTCGCCATCGCCTTGCAGAATATCGGCCTTGCGGCGCGCTCCTGGCAGGGATGGCAAATTCCTATCCTGACCAGCGACGCTCATGGCTCGGCCCGCATCCAGTCGATCGACGGCTCCGCTCTGCGCGCCGGCTTCGATCGCGGCGAGGTCGCCGTCATCGCCGGATTCCAGGGAATTCACCAGCCGAGCGGCCGCATCACCACGCTCGGCCGCGGCGGCTCGGACACCAGCGCCGTCGCCGTCGCCGCCGCGATCGAGGCGGATCGCTGCGACATTTATACGGATGTCGACGGCGTCTACACCACCGACCCCCGCGTCGTTCCCAAGGCGCGGCGCATGGAGCGCATCGCCTTCGAGGAGATGCTGGAGATGGCCTCGCTCGGCGCCAAGGTGCTGCAGGTGCGCTCGGTGGAGGTGGCCATGGTGCATGGCGTCCGCACCTTCGTCCGCTCGTCCTTCGACGATCCGGCCCGTCCCAACAGCGGCACGCTGATCTGCAAAGAGGAGGATATTGTGGAAGCCCAGGTCGTGACCGGCATCGCCTTCTCGCGTGACGAGGCGCAGATCACCCTTCGCGGCGTCGCCGACAAGCCCGGCGTGGCGGCCGCGGTCTTCGTGCCGCTGGCCGAGGCCGGCGTCAATGTCGACATGATCGTGCAGGTCGCCTCCGACGCGACCATGACCGACATGACCTTCACCGTCCCGGCCGCCGAATATGAGCGCTGTCTCTCCATTCTCGAGAAGGCCAAGTCCTCGATCGGCTATGCCGGGCTGACCGGGGCCAAGGATGTGGCGAAGGTCTCGGCCATCGGCATCGGCATGCGCAGCCACGCCGGCGTCGCCGCCCGCGCCTTCAAGGCGCTGGCCGAGAAGGGCGTGAACATTCGCGCCATCACCACTTCGGAGATCAAATTCTCCGTGCTGATCGACGCCGCCTATACGGAGCTCGCCGTCCGCACGCTGCATTCGCTCTACGGCCTCGACGCCGAGTGA